The Oscarella lobularis chromosome 9, ooOscLobu1.1, whole genome shotgun sequence genome includes a window with the following:
- the LOC136191398 gene encoding uncharacterized protein, with product MMSSETTLTYTALAGLRKQDVGDAERLLSVSVADYLEKIGRPNESRYFRVIANWHRATDERGLSQLQRCKFNYDFLNYILDELMPWHREQYDFSLLEVNRPIRHLLGFSRETVIAVTTNIESQELRRRHSSVEGIEHPRASTSDDDECFFSVLHEQLGNACTLKNVQSEWRVLCHEFGKRLDPYLPFYYYTSSKNRFHQGDKPDFDKKSGNVTRLEKMKVARREHVGRAVIGRASMIVRGTTSIRQQYHAGPVNLPPLPQSGEVSRANY from the exons ATGATGTCCTCGGAAACGACACTAACGTACACAGCGTTAGCAGGTCTACGAAAGcaagacgtcggcgacgcagAGAGGCTTCTCTCGGTTTCAGTTGCCGATTACCTTGAGAAAATTGGTCGCCCGAACGAAAGTCGCTACTTCCGCGTGATTGCAAACTGGCATCGTGCAACAGACGAAAGAGGGCTGTCGCAGTTGCAGAGGTGCAAGTTCAACTACGACTTCCTGAACTACATCTTGGATGAGTTGATGCCCTGGCATCGCGAACAGTACGACTTCTCGCTTTTAGAAGTCAACAG ACCGATTCGGCACTTGCTTGGCTTTAGCCGTGAAACTGTTATAGCGGTGACGACAAACATCGAAAGCCAAGAGTTGCGACGTCGCCATAGCTCAGTAGAAGGAATAGAGCATCCACGTGCCTCGACctccgatgacgacgagtgTTTCTTCAGCGTGCTTCATGAACAACTGGGAAATGCCTGCACGCTAAAGAATGTGCAAAGCGAATGGCGTGTTTTATGCCATGAATTTGGCAAGAGGCTCGATCCTTACCTTCCGTTCTACTATTATACGAGttcgaaaaatcgatttcatcAAGGAGACAAGCCGGATTTTGACAAAAAGTCAGGCAATGTCACAAGACTCGAGAAGATGAAAGTTGCCAGAAGAGAGCACGTCGGCCGAGCAGTAATTGGACGAGCGTCGATGATTGTCCGAGGCACGACATCGATCAGACAGCAGTATCACGCAGGGCCTGTCAACCTGCCTCCGTTACCACAATCCGGCGAGGTGAGTCGGGCTAACTATTAG
- the LOC136191399 gene encoding G2/M phase-specific E3 ubiquitin-protein ligase-like has protein sequence MYSTSAFDRKDFDRIDVRRQNLVSDAMRALKRHQMTGKVPLKFRFVGEFGVDDGGPRRDFLTRVLQQLLDGPLVCGKAGHLIPAKSPKDVIEEKYYFLGMMVALSILQEGPCPSVFATPSVEEVCDSTLFNCLTALNEAKCDDDVRSIVGDEQFDFRFDMGFGKPAQKFTQRRPCFSCGQEQRHRKAEMDQFAEGLQCCGFLAFLRENLSLGFHLLAFRKPRELTADFVLDLFEPVLSERDSNTRMIEEAIVMNWNDFIKDVANKGLLLWLEYIIRNVKCLDIFAGTELLTLQHIMEFATGAQNVPVVGFYTKPMLAFDLEATSERRCLTASTCTMKIVFTRRHNVDYDAFKDDVAYGILNSHGFNSF, from the exons ATGTACAGCACTAGTGCTTTTGATCGCAAGGACTTCGATCGGATAGATGTCCGCCGCCAAAACTTGGTTTCCGACGCAATGCGAGCGCTCAAACGACATCAAATGACCGGAAAAGTTCCTCTTAAATTTCGCTTCGTAGGGGAGTTTGGTGTCGATGACGGGGGGCCACGACGCGACTTCCTAACAAGAGTTCTTCAGCAACTCCTTGACGGTCCATTGGTTTGTGGCAAAGCCGGTCATCTAATACCAGCGAAAAGTCCAAAAGAtgtcattgaagaaaaataCTATTTCCTTGGAATGATGGTGGCATTGTCCATTTTGCAGGAAGGTCCATGTCCGTCTGTTTTTGCTAC CCCTTCCGTCGAAGAAGTCTGCGATTCTACGCTGTTCAATTGCCTGACAGCA TTGAACGAAGCAAAATGTGATGACGACGTGAGATCTATCGTTGGTGACGAACAGTTCGACTTTCGTTTTGACATGGGTTTTGGGAAACCAGCCCAGAAATTTACACAGAGACGCCCTTGTTTCAGCTGCGGCCAAGAACAACGTCA CCGAAAGGCTGAAATGGACCAGTTCGCCGAGGGCTTGCAGTGCTGCGGATTTTTGGCATTTCTCCGCGAAAACCTCAGTTTGGGATTTCATCTTCTCGCCTTTAGAAAGCCTCGCGAACTCACTGCCGACTTTGTTCTAGATCTCTTTGAGCCTGTCCTTTCGGAGAGAGATTCAAACACTCGAATGATTGAAGAGGCTATCGTTATGAATTGGAATGATTTCATCAAAGATGTCGCGAATAAAGGTCTATTGCTATGGCTAGAGTACATCATTCGCAATGTTAAATGTTTAGACATTTTTGCTGGTACGGAACTTCTAACACTGCAACACATTATGGAGTTCGCTACCGGCGCACAAAACGTTCCGGTCGTCGGCTTTTACACTAAGCCCATGTTAGCTTTTGATCTCGAAGCTACCAGTGAAAGGCGTTGTTTGACGGCGTCTACTTGCACTAtgaaaatcgttttcacgCGCCGACATAATGTCGACTACGACgctttcaaagacgacgttgcgtACGGAATTTTGAACTCGCACGGATTCAACTCTTTTTAA